In Hahella sp. KA22, one genomic interval encodes:
- a CDS encoding glycosyltransferase — MLERASSSIEVSVIIPVYNRARVIGRAIDSVLSQTGVGDIEVVVVDDGSQDQLDEALKGYEGRIKLIKKNNGGVSSARNEGTANSTGKFIAYLDSDDIFEQGKLSKSLEILRKRSDTGFVFSDFSRFDIEDPSARLEHTNSYFFNNIYRYTQSPLEGASSKSYFLPQQDVFGLLLAGYFMSPCTLVMRRELYKAAEGWPTEFDISEDFHFFLRLSTLANAVYIDEPLISAGRGDNNLTENHQDCAESDIRVLKSCLNLSHFDDAKKRQIKAAVSDRLERLGWGLKNNRSYKEASRCYREAFSFKPSNIKALLNYLMLLPKS; from the coding sequence GTGTTGGAGCGGGCCAGTAGTAGTATAGAAGTTTCTGTCATTATTCCCGTATATAACCGAGCCCGGGTTATTGGGAGGGCTATTGATAGCGTGCTTTCGCAGACTGGCGTGGGAGATATTGAAGTGGTCGTCGTGGATGATGGATCTCAGGACCAGCTCGACGAAGCGCTGAAGGGCTATGAAGGGCGCATTAAGCTTATAAAAAAGAATAACGGAGGCGTCTCAAGCGCCAGAAACGAAGGGACTGCCAACAGTACAGGTAAATTTATCGCATATCTGGATTCTGATGATATATTCGAGCAAGGGAAGCTGAGCAAGTCATTGGAAATACTACGAAAGCGCTCAGATACTGGGTTTGTTTTTAGCGATTTTTCTCGTTTTGATATTGAGGATCCTTCCGCAAGGCTGGAGCATACAAACTCGTACTTTTTTAATAACATTTATCGCTATACACAGTCCCCACTTGAAGGTGCTTCTTCTAAGTCATACTTCTTGCCTCAACAGGATGTCTTTGGATTATTACTGGCGGGTTACTTTATGTCTCCCTGTACCTTGGTTATGAGAAGGGAGTTGTATAAGGCAGCGGAGGGGTGGCCGACAGAATTTGACATATCGGAAGACTTTCATTTTTTCCTCCGGTTATCCACTCTTGCAAACGCCGTATACATAGACGAGCCACTAATTAGCGCGGGTCGAGGTGATAATAACTTGACGGAAAACCACCAAGATTGTGCAGAATCAGATATAAGGGTCTTAAAATCCTGCTTGAATCTCAGTCATTTCGACGACGCCAAGAAGAGGCAGATAAAAGCAGCGGTGTCGGATAGGCTTGAGCGGTTAGGATGGGGGCTAAAAAACAACCGCTCATATAAAGAGGCTAGTCGTTGCTATAGAGAAGCCTTCAGCTTCAAACCTTCAAATATTAAGGCTTTGCTCAACTATTTGATGTTGCTGCCAAAATCATGA
- a CDS encoding glycosyltransferase family 2 protein, with the protein MNLSIVIPAFNEEAVIEETLTSIKMSLQDISHEVIVVDNGSTDRTSQIAESLGCQVLVVPGVLIGELRNIGAQKASGDILLFNDADVLLTPAWRQAFLRLKDEIQGQNLIVGGSLQVSDPENMLHKYWFQPLLNKKEGECNYVGTGNMLVSRRLFDQVGGFSRDLRTGEDYDFCLRARNSCRATVRYVSNLSAIHLGYPEDVGSFFRREQWHGKGDVQTLAALLKSKVAIFSSSIAMLVVFSVLSIALTKWWVAFLFVAIAAALVVFMSFYKARVVGGIEGRCYHIFLTFMYCIARATSKFR; encoded by the coding sequence GTGAACTTAAGTATTGTTATTCCAGCTTTTAATGAGGAAGCTGTTATTGAAGAGACGCTGACTTCTATCAAGATGTCTCTTCAAGATATCTCTCATGAAGTGATAGTCGTCGATAATGGTTCTACGGATAGGACCTCTCAAATTGCAGAAAGCCTGGGTTGCCAAGTGTTGGTTGTCCCAGGCGTTCTTATTGGCGAATTGAGGAATATCGGCGCTCAAAAAGCTTCTGGTGATATTTTGCTGTTTAATGACGCTGATGTCCTCTTGACGCCTGCATGGCGTCAAGCTTTTCTGAGACTTAAGGACGAGATTCAAGGCCAAAACCTTATCGTTGGCGGCTCTCTTCAGGTGTCTGATCCAGAAAACATGCTCCATAAATATTGGTTTCAACCTCTTCTGAATAAAAAAGAGGGGGAATGCAATTACGTGGGAACTGGCAATATGCTGGTCTCGCGACGTCTATTTGACCAAGTTGGTGGATTTAGTCGCGATTTGCGTACAGGCGAAGATTACGATTTTTGTCTAAGAGCCCGTAATTCCTGTCGCGCAACGGTTAGGTATGTTTCTAATCTATCTGCTATTCACTTGGGTTACCCCGAAGATGTCGGTTCATTTTTCAGGCGAGAGCAATGGCATGGTAAGGGTGACGTGCAGACCTTGGCGGCGCTTTTGAAGTCAAAAGTAGCAATATTTTCATCCTCTATTGCTATGCTTGTTGTTTTTTCTGTCCTTTCCATTGCGTTGACAAAATGGTGGGTGGCGTTCCTTTTTGTTGCTATTGCTGCGGCCCTTGTTGTGTTTATGTCTTTTTATAAGGCTCGGGTAGTGGGTGGGATAGAAGGGCGCTGCTATCATATATTCTTGACGTTCATGTACTGTATAGCCAGGGCCACCTCTAAATTTCGGTAA
- a CDS encoding glycosyltransferase, producing MAKPLRILSVNKLKSKVEGVEVTFAPFVNTGLQVVGELLGFIRRAYVNDVILAWTPNLRMLCIFFLTKLLTLGRVKIVYFDVVLSRPKGKGDNVKILLKSLLLKSASLIICVHKETSGYLKYYRISESKITYVPFNANNFSIYDDFVINEGDYILSCGASQRDFDTLCEAVSDSGYPLTILLPEQSITKHNARIDKDNLPENVTWINAFLPRKEWYDYLANCKMVVIPIIKDVIQPAGISVCLEAMLFKKPVIITRGTSTVGILDDSLAMVVSPEDRIEMRRAIDALWKDGKKRAELAERGYNYAYSLGDNERVEREVQLTVLERFC from the coding sequence ATGGCTAAGCCGTTGAGAATCCTTTCGGTTAACAAGCTAAAGTCAAAAGTGGAGGGGGTAGAAGTAACTTTCGCACCTTTTGTTAACACGGGGTTGCAAGTGGTTGGTGAGTTGCTAGGGTTTATCCGTAGGGCGTATGTCAATGATGTAATACTTGCCTGGACGCCAAACTTGCGAATGCTTTGTATTTTTTTTCTTACGAAGTTATTGACCCTGGGGCGAGTGAAGATAGTCTATTTTGATGTTGTACTTAGTCGCCCAAAAGGAAAAGGCGATAATGTCAAGATATTGTTGAAATCTCTTTTGTTAAAGTCCGCAAGCTTGATTATTTGTGTACATAAAGAAACATCAGGTTATTTGAAATATTATAGGATATCTGAAAGCAAGATTACTTATGTTCCTTTTAACGCAAACAACTTTAGTATATATGACGATTTTGTAATTAATGAAGGGGATTACATATTATCTTGCGGCGCATCACAACGAGACTTTGATACGCTATGTGAGGCTGTGAGTGATTCTGGTTATCCTTTAACCATATTGCTGCCGGAGCAAAGTATAACAAAGCATAATGCGCGCATTGACAAAGATAATCTTCCCGAAAATGTCACTTGGATAAATGCTTTTTTGCCTAGGAAAGAATGGTATGACTATTTGGCCAATTGCAAAATGGTAGTCATTCCTATTATAAAAGACGTCATTCAGCCAGCGGGTATCAGTGTGTGTTTGGAGGCGATGCTATTTAAGAAGCCTGTAATCATCACCCGGGGAACCTCGACGGTAGGTATCCTGGATGATTCTCTTGCCATGGTTGTCTCTCCGGAAGATCGGATCGAAATGCGGCGCGCCATTGACGCTCTGTGGAAGGATGGGAAGAAGAGGGCGGAATTGGCGGAAAGGGGCTATAATTATGCCTATAGCCTTGGAGATAACGAACGCGTGGAGAGAGAGGTTCAACTCACTGTCCTGGAAAGATTTTGTTAA
- a CDS encoding sulfotransferase has protein sequence MTNSNRPDTLAGPDFICIGAQKAGTTWLYDQLAHHPQVWLPVIKELHYFNFAQPNALLADKEGYPWGSPLERMRFLKQRPDMETLKWLLRYNFGAKSSSWYRNLFPRIDGKIRGELTPAYSTLDERGVDLVKSTVSERCRILLIIRDPVERAWSGVKMNYRWTGEDITQEEIAGLRARIGSNTVRLRSEYSKIIPRWNERFPDRFSLLFYEDLKAAPEAFFKHVCSLLGISQDYIPETLHKRSNEDREGISMPKVAREILEEMLVSEIEHFKAVRDEYLREEAQWLSR, from the coding sequence ATGACTAACTCAAATCGGCCCGATACTCTCGCAGGCCCTGATTTTATATGCATCGGAGCTCAAAAAGCCGGCACTACCTGGCTTTATGATCAGTTGGCGCACCACCCCCAGGTCTGGTTGCCAGTAATAAAAGAGCTGCACTATTTTAATTTCGCGCAGCCGAATGCGCTTTTAGCGGATAAGGAGGGGTATCCTTGGGGGAGTCCTCTGGAGCGTATGCGTTTTCTCAAGCAGCGGCCAGATATGGAAACCCTAAAATGGCTGCTACGTTATAACTTCGGCGCGAAGTCTTCATCTTGGTATCGAAATCTTTTCCCCCGTATAGACGGCAAAATTAGAGGGGAGTTGACGCCCGCATACTCTACGCTGGATGAGAGAGGGGTCGATCTCGTGAAGTCAACAGTGTCAGAGCGCTGCAGAATTTTATTGATTATTCGAGACCCTGTTGAGCGCGCCTGGTCCGGGGTGAAAATGAATTACCGTTGGACAGGTGAGGACATTACCCAAGAGGAAATAGCGGGGCTTCGAGCGAGAATAGGATCTAATACCGTCCGTTTACGGTCTGAATATTCGAAAATTATTCCCCGCTGGAACGAGCGTTTCCCCGATCGCTTCAGTCTTTTGTTTTACGAAGACTTAAAAGCTGCCCCTGAGGCATTTTTCAAGCACGTATGTAGTCTGCTGGGAATTAGCCAGGACTACATTCCGGAGACACTACACAAGCGCTCAAATGAGGATAGAGAAGGGATTTCTATGCCCAAAGTCGCGCGAGAAATCCTGGAAGAGATGTTGGTAAGTGAAATTGAGCATTTTAAAGCTGTGCGAGACGAATACTTGCGAGAGGAGGCCCAATGGCTAAGCCGTTGA
- a CDS encoding sulfotransferase — MGVKANLFVIGAMKSGSTTLHDCLAKHPDIHMTEEKEPGYFVPELWGGRTEEEYAELLAPGENKKYVGESSTHYTKLPTYSGVPEKMHAYNPGAKILYVMRQPIARLISHYYHNVRDLYMHGESRSIKKAIQGDPAYIAYSDYAYQLRPYYELFGEDKIYILTFEDLVSDQNKVMSEIFTWLGVDANCELTEQVDSNKAPKTYRKVRGLGLLNKFRHSRVWGGVSAIVPKSIRRMGVRLAETQSNEKLTQEEIDEVYKLLTPVFQEKVVELHRLTGKDFSTWNL, encoded by the coding sequence ATGGGTGTGAAAGCAAACTTGTTTGTCATAGGGGCAATGAAATCCGGCTCCACTACTTTACACGATTGTCTGGCGAAGCATCCGGATATCCACATGACAGAGGAAAAGGAGCCAGGCTACTTTGTGCCGGAGCTATGGGGTGGGCGTACTGAAGAGGAATACGCCGAATTACTGGCTCCTGGCGAAAACAAGAAATACGTGGGAGAGTCTAGTACGCATTATACAAAGCTGCCCACGTATTCAGGTGTGCCAGAAAAAATGCATGCCTACAACCCCGGCGCTAAAATTCTATATGTCATGCGTCAGCCGATAGCGAGGCTTATAAGTCACTACTACCATAATGTGCGTGACTTATATATGCACGGCGAGTCTCGCAGCATAAAGAAAGCCATTCAGGGAGACCCTGCCTATATCGCCTACTCTGACTATGCATATCAACTTCGCCCATACTACGAGCTTTTCGGGGAAGATAAAATATACATACTGACATTTGAGGACTTGGTATCTGATCAAAATAAGGTAATGAGTGAAATTTTTACCTGGTTAGGTGTGGATGCTAACTGTGAGCTAACCGAACAGGTCGACTCCAACAAAGCGCCGAAAACATACAGAAAGGTACGCGGCTTAGGGTTGCTGAATAAGTTCCGCCATTCGAGAGTTTGGGGGGGCGTATCAGCAATTGTGCCGAAGAGCATTCGCCGCATGGGAGTCAGGTTAGCTGAAACCCAAAGCAACGAGAAGCTTACTCAAGAAGAGATAGATGAAGTTTACAAGCTATTGACGCCAGTCTTTCAAGAGAAAGTGGTGGAACTCCATCGCCTCACTGGCAAAGATTTTAGTACGTGGAATCTGTAG
- a CDS encoding lipopolysaccharide biosynthesis protein, translating to MNAPQSKVTNPGAVKQTKVLVSNTAIYGLGTIIRSLASFLLLPIYTQYLLPSEYGVIELLGMLVDLAGIFFGARIGQAFLRYYGLANTDNEKYQVTGSALGMTCGMHLLAVLTLISLSGPISELLFGSSDFKTLVQLYSLNMLLGALMEIPFAYLRANGKALKFLGYSVLRLTLQISFNLFFLIYLEMGVYGAVYASVIAFSLAALGLTLGVVGELKPEFKWETAKSMLGFSFPIIIAALSMFFITYSDRYFISAFLDLDSVGIYSLAYKFGFMLFALGWTPFLNMWDAEKYRIYKDQESHYLFDAVFRVVSGILVYMAFGIALWLPVVLRFMSDENYWGAASIAPIVLIAYVLLAWTNYCNLGFFTEGKTGRFGWISVVTAIFCVLGYWVSIPKYGMYGAAWVTVLAFLVRFLLIHHFAKRHFDMQLKWRSHIVSLALALSFYLISEYWIFSDMDPVGAWAIAIRVALSLLYPVLAIALGVIPFGHLKMFYLSIIKKRGK from the coding sequence ATGAATGCGCCTCAGTCAAAAGTGACTAATCCTGGAGCGGTAAAGCAAACAAAAGTATTAGTGTCTAATACAGCTATATATGGGTTAGGCACTATTATTCGCTCTTTAGCGAGTTTCCTGCTTTTACCTATTTATACCCAGTATCTTTTGCCTTCTGAGTACGGTGTTATTGAGCTGCTTGGAATGCTGGTGGATTTGGCTGGTATTTTTTTCGGCGCGAGAATTGGGCAAGCCTTCCTGAGGTACTACGGGTTAGCGAATACCGATAACGAGAAGTATCAAGTCACTGGTAGCGCATTAGGTATGACCTGCGGCATGCATTTGCTGGCGGTGCTTACGTTAATATCCCTGTCTGGCCCCATCAGCGAATTGTTGTTTGGCTCTTCGGATTTTAAGACGCTGGTGCAGCTATATTCTTTAAATATGCTGCTTGGCGCTTTGATGGAGATTCCATTTGCCTACCTTAGGGCTAATGGGAAAGCGCTTAAGTTCCTGGGCTATTCCGTTCTGCGTCTCACACTACAGATATCTTTTAATTTATTCTTCCTTATATACCTTGAGATGGGTGTGTATGGGGCCGTCTACGCCTCTGTTATTGCTTTCTCCTTAGCTGCGCTAGGTTTGACGCTTGGCGTTGTTGGAGAGTTAAAGCCTGAATTCAAATGGGAAACGGCGAAGAGCATGTTAGGCTTCAGCTTCCCTATCATTATTGCAGCCTTGAGTATGTTCTTTATTACATATTCGGACCGCTATTTTATTAGTGCTTTCTTAGACTTGGACTCTGTTGGCATTTATTCTTTAGCGTATAAATTTGGCTTTATGCTATTCGCCTTGGGGTGGACGCCTTTTCTGAATATGTGGGATGCCGAGAAGTACCGTATCTACAAAGATCAGGAAAGCCACTATTTGTTTGATGCTGTCTTCAGGGTCGTATCAGGTATTCTGGTTTATATGGCGTTTGGTATTGCTTTGTGGTTGCCAGTAGTGCTGCGGTTTATGTCCGATGAAAACTACTGGGGAGCAGCGAGTATTGCCCCTATCGTTTTGATAGCCTACGTGCTTTTGGCCTGGACTAACTATTGCAATCTAGGGTTTTTTACAGAAGGCAAGACTGGGCGATTTGGCTGGATTTCTGTCGTGACGGCGATTTTCTGTGTGCTGGGCTACTGGGTCAGCATTCCCAAATATGGTATGTACGGCGCGGCATGGGTAACAGTGCTGGCGTTTTTAGTCAGGTTCTTGTTAATTCATCACTTCGCAAAAAGACACTTTGACATGCAACTTAAGTGGCGTAGTCATATTGTGTCGCTTGCGCTTGCGCTTTCCTTTTATTTGATCTCCGAGTACTGGATATTCTCAGATATGGATCCAGTTGGCGCCTGGGCGATTGCTATCAGAGTCGCCTTGTCTCTGCTTTATCCTGTCCTGGCCATAGCGCTGGGAGTTATTCCATTCGGGCATTTAAAAATGTTCTATCTGTCTATCATCAAGAAGCGTGGTAAGTAG
- a CDS encoding glycosyltransferase family 4 protein, with product MMDSKKKCNVLMVDQGLSFGGALVVLLSLAKSLPDNFHPVVVTAIKENPEKWIDAGDIKVISCSPTFNYLDYFRVSHKISSIRNKVVRKILIYALSLYSTCKNLSYVTRLMRVIRDNDIDVVHANNSVYVLMAAALTRKPCVWHIHGVVESPLSFLEKLFSPSVKLFLAISGFVSNSAVKNKYPADRLKVIENPVDPAALDWSMDESQQQSVKSQFKLSDNNFVVSIFGRIIPWKGQLELIEAIAKVAEKWPEVRLLIVGDASEGFSKAYNEKIKHRVEVLGIEENIIWAGFQKDVRPFYAISDLVVHASIDPEPFGLVIIEAMASGCPVIVSNLGAAPELVEDGVDGYVINPKVTDELSKGIMTLIESPELRKSFAEKGRHKVNQRFHPQSYALRMAEEYSFIVGKGGEAE from the coding sequence ATGATGGACTCGAAAAAGAAGTGCAATGTCCTTATGGTTGACCAGGGCTTATCCTTTGGCGGTGCGCTAGTTGTACTGCTTAGCTTGGCTAAGTCATTACCAGACAATTTTCATCCAGTGGTGGTCACTGCAATTAAAGAAAATCCAGAGAAATGGATTGATGCGGGTGATATAAAAGTTATTAGTTGCTCTCCTACATTCAATTATCTGGATTATTTTCGAGTTAGCCACAAAATTTCCAGTATTAGAAATAAAGTGGTTCGAAAAATTCTGATATATGCGCTGTCGTTGTATTCGACCTGTAAGAACCTGTCTTATGTAACGAGGCTGATGAGAGTTATTCGGGATAATGATATTGATGTCGTTCATGCTAATAATAGTGTCTACGTACTTATGGCGGCAGCTCTGACCAGAAAGCCTTGTGTTTGGCACATTCATGGTGTTGTAGAAAGCCCTCTCTCATTTCTTGAAAAACTATTTTCGCCAAGCGTCAAACTGTTCTTGGCGATATCTGGTTTTGTCTCCAATTCCGCCGTTAAAAATAAATATCCTGCTGACAGGTTGAAAGTCATTGAGAATCCAGTTGACCCTGCTGCTCTTGACTGGTCTATGGACGAATCTCAGCAGCAAAGCGTCAAGTCCCAGTTCAAGTTGTCTGATAATAATTTTGTTGTTTCAATATTTGGGCGAATTATCCCTTGGAAAGGGCAGCTTGAACTTATTGAGGCGATCGCTAAAGTCGCTGAGAAGTGGCCTGAAGTCAGGCTTTTAATTGTAGGTGACGCCTCAGAAGGCTTCAGCAAAGCATACAATGAAAAGATCAAGCACAGGGTTGAAGTCCTTGGTATCGAAGAAAATATCATATGGGCCGGCTTTCAAAAAGATGTTAGGCCTTTCTATGCTATTTCTGACTTAGTTGTTCACGCCTCAATAGACCCAGAACCTTTTGGCCTGGTAATAATTGAAGCTATGGCAAGCGGTTGCCCTGTAATCGTGTCAAATTTGGGCGCTGCTCCCGAGTTGGTGGAAGATGGGGTGGATGGTTACGTCATAAACCCCAAAGTTACTGATGAGCTGTCAAAGGGAATAATGACTCTTATTGAAAGTCCTGAGCTGAGAAAGAGTTTTGCGGAAAAAGGCCGGCATAAAGTTAATCAACGTTTTCACCCCCAGTCTTATGCTTTGCGGATGGCTGAGGAATACTCCTTTATTGTTGGAAAGGGAGGAGAGGCAGAGTAA
- a CDS encoding O-antigen ligase → MNFPQLGHYPGPNKQKKSSEQPPRSDMERLYSMDIKFIYQTIRAEGFAFICICGYLFFEYVRPQSIYLWLNVLPWVPLFIMSAFLFHCVEKKKKVDTGHGINKLMVLYGVVVLVSSAASEYSGASFNRLWTFFDWFLFYFMIVTIVNNEKRFYIFFLSFLIYSFKMSQHGFISWMNRGFAFASWGVTGAPGWFQNSGEVGIQMAIFTPLSVAFLLGISLYINKYWKIFFSLFPFTAIGTVIASSSRGALVAVIGVGVLALAKTKHFFKTAIVAGLVGWIVVVSVPDEFKARFETSGEDRTSLHRIERWEQGWETMKKYPVLGVGHEAWTTYHPRHFSSEVKGSKLVHNIFVQCGTELGFAGITVLVLLILASFVTDYKVRKLAKKMENRLYHSLAFGFDFAMIGFLISASFVTVLYYPYLWIHLALVVCMHNSIKRTYKEQQLKERESKLVGEAL, encoded by the coding sequence ATGAACTTTCCCCAGTTAGGCCACTATCCTGGTCCTAATAAGCAGAAGAAATCGAGTGAACAGCCTCCACGCAGTGATATGGAACGGCTGTACTCTATGGACATTAAGTTTATCTATCAGACAATAAGGGCGGAAGGGTTCGCTTTTATTTGTATCTGCGGGTATCTATTTTTCGAATATGTCAGGCCGCAATCGATTTATTTGTGGCTCAATGTATTGCCGTGGGTGCCCCTTTTTATTATGTCGGCGTTTCTTTTTCATTGTGTGGAAAAGAAAAAGAAAGTGGATACGGGGCACGGGATAAACAAGCTGATGGTTCTCTACGGGGTGGTGGTGTTGGTATCTTCAGCCGCTTCCGAATACAGCGGGGCCTCATTCAATCGATTATGGACCTTTTTTGACTGGTTTTTGTTTTACTTCATGATTGTAACGATCGTGAATAATGAAAAGCGATTTTACATCTTCTTTCTCTCATTCCTTATTTACTCTTTTAAAATGTCCCAACATGGATTTATTTCATGGATGAATCGCGGGTTTGCATTTGCAAGTTGGGGAGTGACAGGCGCACCTGGCTGGTTTCAAAACTCAGGAGAGGTCGGTATTCAGATGGCGATATTTACGCCTCTCTCTGTCGCGTTCTTATTAGGCATCAGTTTATATATCAATAAATATTGGAAGATATTCTTTAGTCTTTTCCCGTTTACGGCCATTGGAACTGTCATCGCCTCCTCTTCGAGAGGAGCTCTAGTGGCGGTTATTGGTGTTGGCGTTCTTGCGTTGGCTAAGACTAAGCACTTTTTTAAAACAGCGATTGTTGCTGGTTTGGTCGGATGGATTGTTGTTGTATCTGTTCCTGATGAGTTTAAAGCAAGATTTGAAACTTCCGGTGAAGATAGAACTTCACTGCATCGTATAGAGCGTTGGGAGCAAGGCTGGGAGACTATGAAAAAGTACCCGGTTCTTGGTGTAGGGCATGAAGCTTGGACGACATACCACCCAAGACATTTCTCGTCTGAAGTGAAGGGGAGTAAGTTGGTCCACAATATATTTGTTCAGTGTGGAACTGAGTTGGGTTTTGCTGGAATAACGGTTCTTGTACTTCTGATATTGGCCAGCTTTGTGACAGATTATAAGGTTCGTAAGCTGGCGAAAAAAATGGAAAACCGTCTCTACCATTCTTTGGCGTTCGGGTTTGATTTCGCCATGATCGGTTTTTTGATTAGCGCCAGCTTTGTAACTGTACTGTATTATCCTTATTTGTGGATACATCTGGCTTTGGTTGTATGTATGCACAATTCAATTAAGAGAACCTATAAGGAACAGCAGCTTAAAGAGCGCGAGTCTAAGCTTGTGGGTGAGGCTTTGTGA
- a CDS encoding ATP-grasp domain-containing protein, translated as MTNTRALILDANQRSALAATRSLGSKGVWVMTADESSETLAGASRYSSERGVYASPYSKPSAFFEDILKIISEQQINFLLPVTEASTYVILENRDRLPKGLILPFSEAESIEHLANKNRLFQLAQSLELPTPHTLYIESIEQAQEAIANISEYPIVLKPFKSRILTDGEIISTTVIIAHSREEAEEALKRRYFREFPFMIQSYIKGEGQGLFALYSQGAPLCHFSHRRLREKPPSGGVSVLCESKEVDSRMKDISDTLLHHANWNGVAMVEFKVAEDGTPYLMEINPRFWGSLQLAIDSGVDFPYLLLNSFGGGEVTPISSFTIGQKMRWLLGDLDRLYLVLKSPARQYSLTQKLLELLRFLRPNRNTKHEVNRLSDFRPFIFELKKYLRDLRN; from the coding sequence ATGACCAATACTCGCGCCTTGATACTCGACGCCAACCAACGCTCCGCTCTCGCCGCCACTCGTTCCTTGGGAAGCAAGGGCGTCTGGGTCATGACTGCAGACGAAAGTTCTGAAACTCTTGCTGGAGCTTCGCGATATTCAAGCGAAAGAGGCGTCTATGCCTCCCCTTACAGCAAGCCTTCAGCATTTTTCGAAGACATACTTAAAATCATCTCTGAACAACAAATCAACTTCCTACTCCCTGTGACAGAGGCCTCTACCTACGTCATCCTAGAAAACAGAGACAGGCTGCCAAAAGGCTTAATTCTGCCATTTTCCGAAGCTGAGTCGATAGAGCATTTGGCTAACAAAAACCGCCTGTTTCAGCTCGCGCAGTCTCTGGAGCTCCCTACTCCTCATACCTTATATATAGAAAGTATAGAGCAGGCGCAGGAAGCGATAGCGAACATTAGTGAATACCCAATTGTTTTAAAGCCATTCAAGTCGCGCATACTTACCGACGGAGAAATTATTAGCACCACCGTCATCATCGCTCACTCTCGCGAGGAGGCGGAGGAGGCCCTTAAAAGGCGTTATTTCCGCGAGTTTCCCTTCATGATTCAGTCTTATATTAAAGGTGAAGGCCAGGGGTTGTTTGCGCTTTACTCCCAAGGCGCGCCCCTTTGCCACTTCTCCCATCGAAGGCTGAGAGAAAAGCCGCCATCAGGGGGAGTAAGCGTACTTTGCGAGTCAAAAGAAGTGGATTCTCGCATGAAGGATATTTCGGACACCCTGCTCCATCATGCTAATTGGAATGGGGTAGCCATGGTGGAGTTCAAAGTCGCAGAAGATGGCACCCCCTACTTGATGGAGATAAACCCTCGATTCTGGGGCTCATTACAATTGGCGATTGACTCTGGAGTGGACTTCCCCTATCTCCTGCTAAATTCTTTTGGGGGCGGCGAAGTCACCCCTATCAGTTCATTCACCATAGGACAAAAAATGCGCTGGCTGCTTGGCGATCTGGACCGTTTATACCTTGTCTTGAAATCTCCAGCGCGACAGTATTCCCTCACTCAGAAACTGCTTGAATTACTTCGCTTCCTGCGACCCAACAGAAATACCAAACACGAAGTCAACCGACTCTCAGACTTCCGTCCTTTTATATTTGAGCTGAAAAAATACTTGCGGGATTTGCGCAACTAA